The following are encoded in a window of Paraburkholderia sp. HP33-1 genomic DNA:
- a CDS encoding branched-chain amino acid ABC transporter permease, which produces MDLSIAAILAQDGITTGAIYALLALALVLVFSVTRVIFIPQGEFVSYGALTLAALQTQKFPATCWLLMAMGAACFVVETTAVLRRVERRRRAARTLPVLAGKYLLFPIAVYALTRGIFLQPLPMIVQIALTLLIVIPMGPFVYRLAIEPIAEATTLLLLIVAVAVHFAMVGLGLVMFGAEGSRTNAFSDATFNVGTLSISGQSLWVIGTAVFLIGALYLYFDRSISGKALRATSVNRLGARLVGIGTTQAGRLAFTLAAGLGALCGILVAPLTTIYYDSGFLIGLKGFVGAIIGGLVSYPLAAAGSILVGLLESYSSFWASAYKEVIVFTLIIPVLLWRSLASPHAEEEGE; this is translated from the coding sequence ATGGATCTATCAATTGCGGCGATCCTCGCGCAGGACGGCATCACGACCGGCGCGATCTACGCGCTGCTCGCGCTTGCGCTGGTGCTGGTGTTCTCCGTCACGCGGGTGATCTTCATCCCGCAAGGGGAGTTCGTTTCGTACGGCGCGTTGACTCTCGCCGCACTTCAGACGCAGAAGTTTCCGGCCACTTGCTGGCTGTTGATGGCGATGGGCGCCGCATGCTTCGTCGTCGAGACGACAGCCGTGTTGCGGCGCGTGGAGCGACGCCGACGTGCGGCACGTACGCTGCCCGTGCTGGCAGGGAAGTACCTGCTGTTCCCGATTGCGGTCTACGCGCTCACGCGCGGCATTTTCCTGCAGCCGCTGCCGATGATTGTGCAGATCGCGCTGACGCTCCTGATCGTGATTCCGATGGGGCCGTTCGTTTATCGGCTCGCAATTGAGCCGATCGCGGAAGCGACCACGCTGCTGCTGTTGATCGTCGCGGTGGCCGTGCATTTCGCGATGGTCGGTCTCGGCCTCGTGATGTTCGGCGCGGAGGGCTCGCGCACCAACGCGTTTTCCGATGCGACGTTCAACGTCGGCACGCTGTCGATCTCCGGGCAGAGCCTGTGGGTGATCGGCACCGCGGTCTTTCTGATCGGCGCGCTGTATCTCTACTTCGATCGATCGATCTCTGGCAAGGCGTTGCGCGCGACGTCGGTGAACCGGCTCGGCGCGCGGCTCGTCGGCATCGGCACGACGCAGGCGGGACGTCTCGCGTTCACGCTCGCAGCGGGGCTTGGCGCGTTGTGCGGCATCCTCGTCGCACCGCTCACCACGATCTACTACGACTCGGGCTTCCTGATCGGATTGAAGGGCTTCGTGGGCGCAATCATCGGCGGTCTGGTCAGCTATCCGCTCGCGGCGGCCGGGTCGATTCTCGTTGGTCTGCTGGAGTCGTATTCGTCGTTCTGGGCCAGTG
- a CDS encoding ABC transporter substrate-binding protein, with protein MKITRHWVRTSIAMALMCGAGAAFAQVKIGVTLSTTGPAASLGIPEKNTIALLPKEIAGKSVQYIILDDGSDTSKAVQNTRKLIDEDHVDAIIGSTVTPNSLAMLDPAAEGKTPVISLAASAAIIQPMDAKRAWAFKPPQNDSLMADAIADYMQHHGVKTVGFIGFSDAYGESWNTTFDAAAKAHNLKIVSNERFNRTDASVTGQVLKTIGANPDAVLIAGSGTPAALPARTLKERGYKGKIYQTHGVANNDFLRVCGKDCEGELLPAGPILVVDQLPDSNPVKKSSEAYKSAYEKAYGAGSVATFGGHAWDAGQMLQAAIPVALKTAQPGTPEFRLALRNALENIKELPVSHGIMNTTATDHNGLDQRARVIVQIVDGKWKLQND; from the coding sequence ATGAAAATCACAAGGCATTGGGTACGCACCAGCATCGCGATGGCGCTGATGTGCGGCGCGGGGGCGGCATTCGCGCAGGTGAAGATCGGTGTCACGCTGTCGACGACAGGGCCGGCCGCATCGCTCGGGATTCCTGAGAAGAACACGATCGCACTGCTGCCGAAGGAGATTGCCGGTAAGAGCGTGCAGTACATCATTCTCGACGACGGGTCGGATACCAGCAAGGCCGTGCAGAACACGCGCAAGCTGATCGACGAAGATCACGTCGACGCGATCATCGGCTCGACCGTCACGCCGAATTCGCTCGCAATGCTCGATCCCGCCGCCGAAGGCAAGACGCCGGTGATCTCGCTCGCGGCATCGGCAGCGATCATCCAGCCGATGGATGCGAAGCGCGCATGGGCGTTCAAACCGCCTCAGAACGACAGCCTGATGGCCGATGCGATCGCCGATTACATGCAGCATCACGGCGTGAAGACGGTCGGCTTCATCGGCTTCTCGGATGCATACGGCGAAAGCTGGAACACGACGTTCGACGCCGCGGCGAAAGCGCACAACCTGAAGATCGTGTCGAACGAGCGCTTCAACCGCACCGACGCATCGGTGACGGGCCAGGTGCTGAAGACGATCGGCGCGAATCCCGATGCGGTGCTGATCGCGGGCTCGGGCACGCCGGCGGCGTTGCCGGCCAGGACGCTGAAGGAGCGTGGCTACAAGGGCAAGATCTATCAGACGCACGGTGTCGCGAACAACGATTTCTTGCGCGTTTGCGGCAAGGATTGCGAAGGCGAGCTTCTGCCGGCCGGTCCGATTCTCGTCGTCGATCAGCTGCCGGACTCGAACCCGGTGAAGAAGTCGTCGGAAGCCTATAAGAGCGCGTATGAGAAGGCGTATGGCGCGGGTTCGGTCGCGACCTTCGGTGGTCACGCGTGGGATGCCGGCCAGATGCTGCAGGCCGCGATTCCGGTCGCCTTGAAGACCGCGCAGCCGGGCACGCCCGAGTTCCGCCTGGCGCTGCGCAATGCGCTCGAAAACATCAAGGAGCTGCCGGTGTCGCACGGCATCATGAACACCACTGCGACCGACCACAACGGCCTCGACCAGCGCGCACGCGTGATCGTGCAGATCGTCGACGGCAAGTGGAAGCTGCAGAACGATTAA